A portion of the Kribbella jejuensis genome contains these proteins:
- a CDS encoding SAM-dependent methyltransferase, producing MADAEDKPPFPGFDTTKPSIARTYDYLLGGKDNFAVDRAFGDRFINELPGSRVIAYDNRGALVRAVDQIVRTTPIRQFIDLGSGLPTADNVHQVAQRYAPETKIVYVDNDPIVLAHGRALLAENDNTTVIQADLRDPKTIIENEDTLRLIDFGKPVGVIFSAVLHHVNDEEDPAAIVAFWRDRIASGSHVFISHFRSENDPRSQELEKVLQGSLGRGRWRTDEEILALYGDGFTVLEPGLVPAIEWRNDDEPDDLTDYQRLIAAVLAVKD from the coding sequence ATGGCCGACGCAGAAGACAAGCCGCCGTTCCCCGGTTTCGACACGACCAAGCCGAGTATCGCCCGGACCTACGACTACCTGCTCGGTGGCAAGGACAACTTCGCCGTCGACCGCGCCTTCGGCGACCGGTTCATCAACGAGCTGCCCGGCTCGCGGGTGATCGCGTACGACAACCGCGGCGCGCTGGTCCGCGCGGTCGACCAGATCGTCCGGACGACGCCGATCCGCCAGTTCATCGACCTCGGCAGCGGGCTGCCGACCGCGGACAACGTCCACCAGGTCGCCCAGCGGTACGCGCCCGAGACCAAGATCGTGTACGTCGACAACGACCCGATCGTGCTCGCCCACGGCCGCGCGCTGCTGGCCGAGAACGACAACACCACCGTCATCCAGGCCGACCTGCGCGACCCGAAGACCATCATCGAGAACGAGGACACGCTCCGGCTGATCGACTTCGGCAAGCCGGTGGGCGTGATCTTCAGCGCGGTGCTCCACCACGTCAACGACGAGGAGGACCCGGCCGCGATCGTCGCGTTCTGGCGCGACCGGATCGCCTCCGGCAGTCACGTCTTCATCAGCCACTTCCGCAGCGAGAACGACCCCCGCAGCCAGGAACTCGAGAAGGTCCTCCAGGGCTCGCTGGGTCGCGGCCGCTGGCGTACCGACGAGGAGATCCTCGCGCTGTACGGCGACGGCTTCACCGTGCTGGAGCCCGGGCTGGTTCCCGCGATCGAGTGGCGCAACGACGACGAGCCCGACGACCTGACCGACTACCAGCGCCTGATCGCCGCGGTGCTCGCGGTCAAGGACTGA